The Anoplopoma fimbria isolate UVic2021 breed Golden Eagle Sablefish unplaced genomic scaffold, Afim_UVic_2022 Un_contig_9093_pilon_pilon, whole genome shotgun sequence genome includes the window CCGTTACATCCACCGGCGCTCTGGGCTCTCTCACAACCAACACTCCAAAGATGGCTCACCTATCCCCTCACTCTGGACTAGTGTTCGCCCCCCCGTCGCCCCCACCAGCCGCACTGCCAACCTCAGCAACCTCCGCCACCCCACCCCTGCGCCCCCATCCATCTCCCTTGCACTGCTGAACTGCCGTTCCCTCTCCAACAAATCACCTATTATACTTGAACTGCTACTCGACAACAACATCGACCTGCTTTTCCTCTGTGAAACATGGCAACAGCCCCTGGACTTCTACGCTCTCAACCAAGCCACTCCATTCAACTACAGGTACACTGCCAAACCCCGCCTCTCCGGGCGTGGGGGAGGTCTTGCTGTCATACACAAAAAATCTACATCCATCACTGAACTGAACCTCAACCTTCCATCCATCTCATCATTTGAATAcctcgctctctccctccccaaTTCTATCACCGCCATTCTAATCTATCGTCCCCCAAAGCCCCACCCCTCTTTTCTCACTGACATGTCTGACCTCCTCACCATcgcatcctctctctcttcccgcCTCCTACTCACTGGTGACTTCAACATCCACATTGACTGCCCTAACGCCCCACTGACGTctgacttcctctctctcctggaCTGCTTCCACCTCACCCAATACATCGACTTCCCCACCCATACCAAAGGCCACACTCTGGACTTAGTTTGTTCCTCTCTCCTACCCAtatccaacccccaccccctccccttctCACTCTCTGATCATCTCTGCATCCTTTTTTCCGCCCCCCTACCCTCGCCCCACAACCCCATAAAACGCACCATTACCTACCGCAACATCAAGTCAGTCAACCCCCTCACGCTCTCCCAGCTCATATCCTCTGCTTTCCCCCCTGACTCCGCCCCCTCTTCCCCCGATGACTATGCTGCCATGCTAAACACCACCCTCTCCGACTCCCTCGATTCTCTTGCCCCCTGGAAAACTTCCTCTGTCTCATACACCAACCCTGCCCCCTGGTACACCCCTGAACTCCGCACCATGAAGCAGACGGGCCGCCAACTGGAACGACTCCTCAAAAAAACCCGCCTCACTGTCCACGCCGAAGCCTACAAGCAACACATCTCCTCCTACCGTGATGCTCTCCAAGCCGCCAAATCTGCCCACCTCTCCACCCTCATCAACAGCTCTCACCGGAACCCCCGCACCCTGTTCGCCACCGTCAACAAGCTGCTCCAGCCACTGGACACCACACCACCCTCCTCCCCTGACCTCTGCAACTCTTTCCTTCTTGCCTTCAATGACAAAATCTCCAAAATCAACAGCTCCCTGACTGCCGTCGCCATCAACTCtatcacccccccccacccctgacccccccctctccctgaccacccaccctcccctcccctcaccgCCTTTTCCCCTGTTGACTCCTCTCACATCTTAGACATCATCACTGCCTCTAAAACCACCACCTGCTCTCTTGACCCCCTCCCAACGACCCTAACCAAGGCCTGCCTCCCTGCTCTCATCCCCCATCTCACCACCCTCTTCAATCAGTCTCTATCCCTTGGCCATGTTCCTTCCATTTACAAACTGGCCTCCATCACCCCCATCCTCAAAAACCCACCCTCGACCCCGCCAACCTCTCCAATTACCGCCCCATCTCCAACCTGCCGTTCCtctccaaaacacttgaacgcatTGTCGCCGCCCAACTCCACACCCACCTCCAGTCAAACAACCTCTACGAACCCCTCCAATCTGGTTTCCGTCCACTTCACAGCACTGAAACAGCCCTGGTCAAAGTACTCAATGATCTCCTCACCTCTGCAGACTCCGGTGCCCTCAACATCCTGTTACTACTAGACCTCAGCGCAGCCTTTGACACTATTAACCATTCCATCCTCCTACAAAGGCTGCGCCAACTGGGTGTTGAGGGCTCTGCACTTGACTGGCTCACATCATACCTCACAAACAGGCAACAGTTCATCTCCCTCTCCGGTCACTCATCCACCCTCTCCCCAGTTACGCAGGGGTCCCCCAGGGATCAGTCCTCggccccctcctcttcatctgctaCCTCTTCCCCCTTGGTCACATCCTCCGCCAACTCACCCTGGACTTCCACTGCTACGCCGATGACACCCAGATATACGTCACCACCAAATCCCCCCAAAATCCTCCCCTCACCCACATCGAAACTTGCATCTCCACAATAAAAACTTGGCTAACTCACAACTTCCTCAAACTGAACAGTGACAAAACTGAGCTCCTCCTCATTGGCACCAAATCCACTCTCAATAAAACTGGTCCCATTTCACTCACCATCGACTCCTCAACCATCACCCCCTCCACCCTGGTACGCAATCTCGGTGTCATCATGGACCCCACCCTTACCTTCACTCCCCATGTCAGCCACATCGTCAAGACCTCATATTTCCACCTCCGCCGCATCGCCAAAATCAGACACTGCCTCCCCCCTGCTGCTGAATCCCTCATCCatgccttcatctcctctcgCCTCGACTACTGCAACTCCCTCCTTACTGGCATCTCCTCCCATTCCCTCCATAGACTCCAAATGGTCCAAAACTCTGCTGCCCGCCTCCTCACCCACACCCGGTCCCGTGAACACATCACTCCCGTTCTCCACtctctccactggctccccatCAAGCAGCGCATCAACTTCAAAAtactcctcctcaccttcaaaGCTCTTCACCACTAGCCCCCCTACCtgtctgacctcctcctcccccaccgcCCCTCCCGAGCCACCCgttcctcctccactctcacCCTGACTACACCAACATCCCGATTAAAAACTTTTGGCGACAGAGCATTCTCACGCACAGCACCCCGACTCTGGAATTCCCTCCCCCAATCTGTTCgccactctccctcactcacaaCATTCAAGTCCCGCCTCAAAACATACCTCTTCACCCAAGCCTATGATCTTCCCTATCCCTAGCCACCATTACCCAACTGCCTACACTTCTACCCCCTGTTACATCTCAATAactctgttttttctgcctgtgCTGTGTATGCTTGTGTTGTCCCCCCTGTCTGTAATACCCCCCCCCTTCTTtgcctgtaaatgtaaatgtgtcctgCTTGTACTGTCCCCCTGTCTgtaattaccccccccccctctatgACTTTGTAATCTGCGACTTTGGGTATCTGAAAAgcgcaatataaaataaagatattattattatattattattagaagatcgtctgtttctataaagttattcttaaagctcatcatcggagccaccgggtcggattctggagaaaccagatggcATCATGCAGGGTCCAGCTATACGGTCAGAGACCCAGACTGTattgctggacccgctggagggaagggaggtacaggagaaccagaaccaggactgagccggcagactgtcagaccctgctgcagtaaaatgagaggttttctaaagggactctggtgaaggaaacactaccactttagtccacagggaccgccagaatcaacactaaatgaacatttctgGAGTAGCTTTAAATCCATCTTCCATAGTGAGAACGTCTAAGAAAAGAAAGACTTTAAAGGGTcactaaatgtttgtttcagagATAGTGGGGGATGTACTTCAGTTAGTATGTAGGATGGTTTATAACATTCCTCTTTTACTTGGCTGTCAGCTGTGTGGAGGAGATCCTCAAAGCAGACCCGGGTCAGCTCCAGGCCGAAGACTCTCTGTACGGAGGAACGCCTCTCCACTGGTCCAAAACCGCCGAGGTGAAAGATGTTACATTAGGAATCAATAATGAGCTGTTTAAATATCAATGACATAACTTTACTACCAGAGAATGTGTTAATGCTTTATGTTACAACAATGGATTCATGACATGGAGGTCAAGCAAATATTACCAACGTAAGTCCAGCAGATGTTCCTGATagatcttcctcttctcttttccagATGTGTCGCATGCTGCTGGAACACGGCTGTGCAGTGAACTACCTCAGTAAGACCGGAGAGAGCGCCCTCCACATTCTGACCAGGAGGGGCGCTTCGAGGCGGCCATGGTGCTGCTCACCCACGGGGCCAACGCCAACCTCAAGGGCCAGGACGGAAACACCGCCCTGCACCTCGCCATGAAGGTGACGTCACCTCTGCACTGCTCTGATCGTAATCTGTTACTGACTATCAAAGTGTTGAtgaaaagggaggaggaagaggttcaaacacaatatttacacaacacacagtgtAATAGACAATGTGCTGATACGACAACATGTTATCACTCTGTCTGCTGACCTTTCTTGAAAAGcaaatgttcttgtttgttctttttatcaaAGATGCAGGACTCTTCGTTACTCggagtgttgatggagcagctacaatatTATCATTGCCTAGCACCTATCAAGATAACTtacaaaaaatgcattcattctAGGGGTGTGACGAGATCTCGCGAGATTAAACTCGACGATATTACCCGTCGTGTTAAAAATCAGTCTCGCGAGACTTCTGAGCTATCCAAACTTCTATTTGTGGCCTGTGGGGGCCGTAATGCGCCTTTGCTACGTCTAGGCTGCAAGAACCTAAAgacggagaaggaaaagaagaagaggagggaagcCGCGAAAGCAGCCATAGACTTATATTCTTAAAAAAGAACATGGCTGTGTAGTAGATTTGGTTTTGCACACCTGTcagacttatttaaaaaagttttgtttttcttcttcctgtgtttcaCCCTGGGTATCGAGTGAAGCCGTGCGTACAGTATTGGTTATGTTTTGATATTCTGACTGTTGATAATGCTATtgcactttaatttattttactttaacttttttaaattgtagtttaagtttctaagttaaagttctaagtttaagttaagttcttaagtgtttaagttataatataatatataataatcggttaaataaaagtctgttccagtcatatattttgtcattgtagttttcttaaaatatcgTCTCGTCTCGATCTCGTGAACCCAATATCGTGTCTCGTCTCGTCTCGTGAGCTGAGTGTATCGTCACACCcctaattcattcatttattttttttatttttacaacctGTTTCACAGATAAGAAATATCTTtacaaatttagaaaaatagatgtcgcaaaaacattttttccaccTGTTCATAAACACATCAACTATTAAGATAAGACATCGAAAACAGATCAccagatcatttttttctccctcgtCTCTCGTGGCTTTTTTATCAACTGGAAGAACCTTAGTTTCGTATCGTAACTCCAGATTCTATGAGTATAGACTCCGCCCCCTAAGAGCCTCATAGGATAAACCTGGTAGCAATAGCTCCTAGAGGGCGGAGCCTATAGGAACTGGAAAACATGTTCTCCTTTTGCAACTTTGCTATTAATTCACATTAAGACATTAAAATGCCACagatttatgtcattttgaatttttcctttattgtcattttgctgtagaaacatttttattttcgtgGCTCTCTGTTCTTCAGATGGACCACATGGAGCTGATCAAAGCTCTGATTGTGTTCGGGGCTGACGTGGAGATCCACAACGACCTGGGAGAGACACCTGGACTCATCGCTGCTCGCACCAGCAAAggtgagagagcgagagcgagagagagacagtttaTGGAACTAATATGTTTGACCTAACAGGCCTGTTTCAACTTTATTGTAAGATGTTTTCCACTTTAACTCTACTGCATCGATGTGGCTGGATGTGTTATGAgtgatttacaaaaatataaacattaatcAATCCTTAATGTCTTGTCTCGATAtattaaaacttgtttttacagcttctgctACTAATACATGAGTGTTGAATGTGAAAGGAAACATCTCAGCGAGTCGTTTTGTCAAAAGTTAGTTTCAGTGATTAGAAAATGATTAATTTCACAATCACAAAAGTAAAAtctattacttttatttgtgttgtattgGATTCCATTAaggtgtaaatgtgttttatgcataAATAATAGTAGTAATGGCATGATGGTGGTGAAGTTCAGAAGTTGCTTCCTTCACACATTAACTCACTGTCTGCAGTGTGACTAAAAACAGAAGCATGTCAGTGTGAAGCACATTAGAGATCACTGACTATGTAGAGCGAGCTTTGACAAGAGTTGCAtggaatatatatttcttaaatgtCACCTTGATTTCTAATATAATGTTCCTCCTGTCTATAATCTAAGATCAGAGCATGAGAGGTGGTTGTGTCTGAAAGCAGCCTCTGGACGCTCTGAAGCAGAAATGGAGCTAAAaggagatttctttttttgtcctgtattgtttttaaaatgcatgataATTAATAACAACTCTCtatttgtgctgtgtgtgcatgtcttggcttgtgtgtgtgttaacatgaAAGGTCCTAATAGAAAGATACTGCTGGACATGCTGTGTAGTGTAGGGGTCCAGCGctgcctccccccctcccccggcAGTCCTCCCCCCTTCTCCACCAAGGCCAAGCCATCAGGCATAGGTAACACCAGCACCGCTCCTCCACCGCCCTCCGCCTTCATTTAATGTCTCTCTGTGACTCATACAGGTGTATCAGGTGTACTGGGCGGAGCTTTTAACTCTCATTTTCCACAACTctacattctcttttttttgtatttttcaaactaCAGCTGTTGGTCTCATCCAATGCAATTTGTATTTTctcaaaatactgaaaaaaggGGTTTTCTTTCGTATTCCAGAGGGTATATATAAGCTAATCGTTAACAGATCAACACGTTCTTGTTGGTCGTATTTAAAGGCAGAATAAGAAGGAtttgtcagttgtttttttggaagcAGAAGTGAAACAAGACAGTGGAGCTTAATACAACCGAATGCTAAATGATgtgaaacataataataatatatacgaTAAAGCTTCCATGAATAAAGCAAATTTCCTGAACTAAATGTGGAACTCCCATGATGCTTGTAGAAACCCCAGtgatcttttttccttttctatcctttataaacacatttgatgCCATGTGTTGGCCCTTAAATATCAATAACTGTTGTGATTGGCCGACAGGGTTTGAGGACATCCTGTATGCCGGGGCTGCAGTCGGTGCAATGAGCAGAGGCACCACTCAGGTGGACGGCGCCAAGATGGAGAAAAGCAAGTGAGTAATTATGCTATTTGTATTCATGAATATTGTCATCTTATTGATTAATATTCAGCCCAGTATCACAGAGGGCTTTACAAGAAAAAGTGTTATTATTGCGGCTCTGCAGACTTTAAAAGCCGTTTTTCTTAATCCTCTGCAGGATGGACAGACTGCTGTGTCTGGATGGAGGAGGTATTAAAGGCCTGGTGTTGATCCAGATGTTGATCGCTCTGGAGCGAGAGGCCGGCCGGCCCACCAGAGAGCTCTTTGACTGGGTGGCTGGCACCAGCACCGGGGGCATCCTGGCCCTCGCCATCgtcacggtgtgtgtgtgtgtgtgtgtgtgtgtgtgtgtgtgtgtgtgtgtgtgtgtgtgtgtgtgtgtgtgtgtgtgtgtgtgtgtgtgtgtgtgtgtgtgtgtgtgtgtgtgtgtgtgtgtgtgttccttttaTCTTGAAGCATCATAACGATGGTGATGTTCCTGCTCTCTGTAGGTAAGTCCATGGAGTACCTGCGCTGCCTGTACTTCAGGATGAAGGAGCAGGTGTTCAAGGGGTCACGACCTTACGAGTCGGCGCCGCTGGAGGACTTCCTGAAGAAAGAGTTCGGAGAGAACACCAAGATGGCGGCTGTCCGTTACCCCAGGTAACTGTTCACGTTGAATGTGGGAAGGAAAGTCAACATGGAATCACCAGCAAATACTGTGACATGcgctaatgttagctagctgATAGATGGGACGCCGGTTCTAAACGAGTAGAACATGGAGTATTGATGCAGTCCGGAGTTACCGGTTCTGCTATCGGTTCTTTAGAAGTTCTGTAGTGAGATCTCCTCGTatcaaacctcctctctctgtctctttgtctttgagCTTTACTCTGACAGTTATCCCCTGTAGCGTGTTTTATCAAac containing:
- the LOC129116800 gene encoding LOW QUALITY PROTEIN: 85/88 kDa calcium-independent phospholipase A2-like (The sequence of the model RefSeq protein was modified relative to this genomic sequence to represent the inferred CDS: inserted 1 base in 1 codon), which encodes MQGPAIRCVEEILKADPGQLQAEDSLYGGTPLHWSKTAEMCRMLLEHGCAVNYLSKTGESALHILTRXGRFEAAMVLLTHGANANLKGQDGNTALHLAMKMDHMELIKALIVFGADVEIHNDLGETPGLIAARTSKGPNRKILLDMLCSVGVQRCLPPSPGSPPPFSTKAKPSGIGFEDILYAGAAVGAMSRGTTQVDGAKMEKSKMDRLLCLDGGGIKGLVLIQMLIALEREAGRPTRELFDWVAGTSTGGILALAIVTVCSMEYLRCLYFRMKEQVFKGSRPYESAPLEDFLKKEFGENTKMAAVRYPRVMVTSVLADRHPGELHIFRNYDPPSVHREPPYSTTATFKPITIPQGWEDEDVLEVGYTEEPTRKRRKVTDEEQLVWRAARSSGAAPTYFRPMGRFLDGGLLANNPTLDAMSEIHQYNKALRAEGHGNQIKKLGIVVSLSAGKPPQVVVNSVDVFRPSNPLELAKSFVGAKELGKMLVDCCTDSDGCAVDRAGAWCEMIDTVYHRLSPQLSQEVMLDEVSDAVLVDMLWETQMYLYEKRETLQSLAKGLLDK